A genomic window from Methanobrevibacter sp. TLL-48-HuF1 includes:
- a CDS encoding CPBP family intramembrane glutamic endopeptidase has product MFSILLALIFVVIFGFGAVTIALIFILPPEILSLPAMDYVLSSVNNLVAFVVLIIIAKKIGLFDDIPWNVKGVFKGLLLGIPVLLFCLVQLSGILESTYDYSIVINVFGVVAALIYCVAIALWEEFLCRGVILTNMLKKWGNSKNGIIKSVILSAFIFGAAHVITGFGGDWTNTTIQIVYASFMGLLFGVIYIKTKSLASTIVLHFILNLTAYTMPYVMPNFQSMNPLIFILSIFAFVCLWVIETYVLIDDITKKLP; this is encoded by the coding sequence TTGTTCAGCATACTTTTAGCATTGATTTTTGTTGTGATTTTTGGATTTGGAGCAGTAACTATTGCTTTAATATTTATACTACCTCCAGAAATACTTAGTTTGCCTGCAATGGATTATGTTTTATCTTCAGTTAACAATCTTGTTGCCTTTGTTGTTTTAATAATTATAGCTAAAAAAATCGGATTGTTTGATGATATTCCATGGAATGTAAAAGGAGTTTTTAAAGGGTTGCTTTTAGGAATTCCAGTTTTATTGTTCTGTTTAGTTCAATTGTCTGGAATTTTGGAATCAACTTATGATTACAGTATTGTAATTAATGTATTTGGTGTGGTAGCTGCTTTAATTTACTGTGTTGCAATAGCTTTATGGGAAGAATTCCTTTGTCGTGGAGTTATTCTTACAAATATGCTTAAAAAATGGGGCAACTCTAAGAACGGCATAATTAAATCAGTAATTTTATCTGCATTTATATTTGGTGCTGCTCATGTTATTACAGGTTTTGGTGGGGACTGGACTAATACAACTATTCAAATAGTTTATGCATCATTTATGGGGTTATTATTTGGTGTTATTTATATTAAAACAAAAAGTTTGGCTTCCACTATTGTTCTTCATTTCATATTGAATTTGACAGCTTATACAATGCCATATGTCATGCCAAATTTCCAATCTATGAATCCCCTAATATTTATATTGTCAATATTTGCATTTGTCTGTCTTTGGGTTATTGAAACTTATGTTTTAATTGATGATATAACTAAAAAGTTACCTTAG
- a CDS encoding amino acid ABC transporter ATP-binding protein, which translates to MSLLEIKNLKKSFGKNEVLKDISLKVDKGEVLCIIGPSGSGKSTLLRCITNLETQDSGIIDFDGTFGLVFQDFNLFPHHSVMKNITNAPIKVQKRNKDDVYRDARNLLKKLDLSDKEDSYPCELSGGQQQRVSIARALAMNPDILFFDEPTSALDPELTGEILKVIKDLAAEKMTMVIVTHEMSFAKKVADTIIFMDDGFIVENGSPEEVFASDNPRMKEFLGKFYD; encoded by the coding sequence ATGAGTTTATTAGAAATTAAAAATCTTAAAAAAAGTTTCGGTAAAAATGAAGTATTGAAAGATATTTCTCTTAAAGTGGATAAGGGTGAAGTTTTATGTATAATTGGACCATCAGGTTCAGGTAAATCTACATTACTTAGATGTATAACTAATTTGGAAACTCAGGATAGTGGAATCATTGATTTTGATGGAACCTTTGGTTTAGTTTTTCAGGATTTCAATTTATTCCCTCATCATTCAGTTATGAAAAACATTACTAATGCACCTATTAAAGTTCAAAAAAGAAATAAAGATGATGTTTATAGGGATGCTAGAAATTTACTTAAAAAATTAGATTTAAGTGATAAGGAAGATTCTTATCCATGTGAATTGTCTGGTGGTCAACAGCAAAGGGTTTCTATTGCAAGAGCTTTAGCAATGAATCCGGATATTTTATTTTTTGATGAACCAACATCAGCTCTTGATCCGGAGTTAACTGGTGAAATTTTAAAAGTAATAAAGGATTTAGCAGCTGAAAAGATGACTATGGTTATTGTTACACATGAAATGAGTTTTGCTAAAAAAGTTGCAGATACAATTATATTTATGGATGACGGTTTCATAGTTGAAAATGGAAGTCCTGAAGAAGTCTTTGCTTCTGATAATCCAAGAATGAAAGAATTTTTAGGAAAATTCTATGATTAA
- a CDS encoding amino acid ABC transporter permease, whose amino-acid sequence MLLSTVITELCGGMITSIEIFLLTLLFSLPLGLVVAWGRMSKFKPLRWLMKVYISIMRGTPLMLQLIVVFFAPYYIFGASLSPDYRMISVIIAFSINYAAYFAEIYRGGIEAIPKGQYEAAQVLGYSKIETFFIIILPQVIKIVLPSITNEVITLVKDTSLSFVIAIPEMFTVAKQIAASEASIMALLIAGVFYYIFNVIVAFVMEYIEEKLDYYD is encoded by the coding sequence ATGTTATTAAGTACTGTAATAACAGAATTGTGTGGAGGTATGATTACCTCCATAGAAATTTTTTTACTTACGTTATTATTTTCACTTCCTCTTGGTCTTGTAGTGGCCTGGGGAAGAATGAGTAAGTTCAAACCATTAAGATGGTTAATGAAAGTGTATATCTCAATTATGAGAGGCACACCATTAATGTTACAATTAATTGTGGTATTCTTTGCACCATATTATATTTTTGGTGCTTCTTTATCTCCTGATTATAGGATGATATCTGTGATTATTGCTTTTTCAATTAATTATGCAGCATACTTTGCTGAAATTTACAGAGGCGGAATTGAAGCTATTCCTAAAGGGCAATATGAAGCTGCACAGGTATTAGGTTATAGTAAAATAGAAACATTTTTCATAATTATTTTACCTCAAGTCATTAAAATAGTTCTGCCTTCAATAACAAATGAAGTAATTACTCTTGTAAAGGATACATCTTTGTCTTTTGTAATAGCTATTCCAGAAATGTTCACAGTAGCTAAACAAATTGCTGCTTCAGAAGCTTCAATTATGGCATTGCTTATAGCAGGTGTATTTTATTATATATTCAATGTAATTGTTGCATTTGTAATGGAATATATCGAAGAAAAATTAGATTATTATGATTAG
- a CDS encoding class I SAM-dependent methyltransferase family protein, with amino-acid sequence MKSVKVPLKELNNTRKKLMEKQLMNMDYKIKTQDDYGFIPINTQDFKCDYEIVDVELEAMKRYPKNISELLKDDLTSKEIEDLKTSFDIIGDIVIVEIPENLEEKKSKIGKATLEFTKRKSVYMKKSAIHGTIRIRDLELIAGENNPVTVHKEHRTRLKLNVEEVYFSPRLATERKRVSDSVKENENILDMFCGIGPFPTVIAKNNNVKITAVDINENAIKYLNENIRLNKLHNIKSICGDIREVSKNLNKNYDRIIMNLPGLAYDFLDLAMTLIANNGIINYYEFSDSYGQGIERLQKAAKKENKKVEILNTRKVKSSSPGMWHVAIDAKVTF; translated from the coding sequence AATGAATATGGATTATAAAATAAAAACACAAGATGACTATGGTTTCATACCAATAAATACTCAGGATTTTAAGTGTGATTATGAAATTGTTGATGTTGAATTAGAAGCAATGAAAAGATATCCTAAAAATATAAGTGAATTGCTTAAAGATGATTTGACTTCTAAAGAAATTGAAGATTTAAAAACATCATTTGACATAATCGGAGACATTGTAATTGTAGAAATTCCTGAAAATTTAGAAGAAAAAAAATCAAAAATCGGAAAAGCTACTTTAGAATTTACAAAAAGAAAATCAGTTTACATGAAAAAAAGTGCAATCCATGGAACAATACGAATTAGAGATTTAGAACTTATTGCCGGTGAAAACAATCCTGTAACCGTCCATAAAGAACATAGAACAAGATTAAAGCTAAATGTTGAGGAAGTTTATTTCTCACCAAGACTAGCTACTGAACGAAAAAGAGTAAGCGATAGTGTAAAAGAAAATGAAAATATTTTAGATATGTTTTGTGGAATCGGTCCGTTTCCAACAGTAATAGCTAAAAACAATAATGTAAAAATTACTGCTGTTGACATTAATGAAAATGCAATAAAATACTTAAATGAAAATATCCGCTTAAACAAGTTACATAATATTAAATCCATTTGTGGAGATATCAGAGAAGTCAGCAAAAATCTAAACAAAAATTATGACAGAATTATAATGAATTTACCTGGACTTGCCTATGACTTTTTAGATTTGGCTATGACCCTAATAGCAAACAATGGAATTATAAACTATTATGAATTTTCTGACTCCTATGGGCAGGGAATAGAACGCCTGCAAAAAGCTGCAAAAAAAGAAAATAAAAAAGTTGAGATTTTAAATACCCGCAAAGTTAAATCCAGCAGTCCAGGAATGTGGCATGTTGCAATTGATGCTAAGGTAACTTTTTAG
- the mtnA gene encoding S-methyl-5-thioribose-1-phosphate isomerase, producing the protein MKTLEWEDNKLKLIDQTKLPDELTYVYCNDYREVIVAIKDMIVRGAPAIGVAAAFGMALADLHGEDLDKAADEIKAARPTAINLFWAVDRVLNSDDPLKEALTMYKEDIDTNLAIGRHGAEIIEDGDTILTHCNAGALACVDYGTALGVIRSAFHQGKNIDVICDETRPRGQGARLSVWEMQQENIPVKLISDVASGFLMSQYKINKVVIGADRIAKGGVVNKIGSLMVALAANHFHVPFYVAAPLSTFDMNASVFDTEIEERDGDEVRYYGGCRICPKGTEVINPAFDIVPKELITGIITENGIIDPI; encoded by the coding sequence ATGAAAACACTTGAGTGGGAAGATAATAAATTAAAGCTTATTGATCAAACAAAACTTCCAGATGAATTGACTTATGTTTATTGTAATGATTATAGGGAAGTTATTGTAGCTATTAAGGATATGATTGTTAGAGGTGCTCCAGCTATTGGAGTTGCAGCTGCTTTTGGGATGGCATTAGCTGATTTACATGGTGAAGATTTAGATAAAGCTGCAGATGAAATTAAAGCAGCAAGACCAACAGCTATCAATTTATTTTGGGCAGTTGACAGAGTTTTAAATAGTGATGATCCATTAAAAGAAGCTTTAACTATGTATAAAGAAGATATTGATACTAATTTAGCTATCGGAAGACATGGTGCTGAGATAATTGAAGATGGAGATACTATTTTAACACATTGTAATGCAGGAGCACTGGCCTGTGTTGATTATGGTACTGCTCTAGGCGTTATTCGTTCTGCATTCCATCAGGGAAAAAATATTGATGTAATTTGTGATGAAACACGTCCGAGAGGTCAGGGGGCCAGATTAAGTGTTTGGGAAATGCAGCAGGAAAACATTCCTGTTAAATTGATTTCTGATGTGGCTTCCGGTTTTTTAATGTCTCAATACAAAATCAATAAAGTTGTAATTGGTGCAGATAGAATAGCTAAAGGTGGTGTTGTAAATAAAATCGGTTCTTTAATGGTTGCTTTAGCAGCTAATCATTTCCATGTTCCATTTTATGTAGCTGCTCCATTATCTACTTTTGACATGAATGCCTCTGTATTTGATACTGAAATTGAAGAAAGAGACGGTGATGAAGTAAGATATTATGGGGGATGCAGAATCTGTCCTAAAGGAACTGAAGTTATTAATCCGGCATTTGATATTGTACCAAAAGAGCTTATTACAGGCATTATAACTGAAAATGGAATTATTGACCCAATTTAG